The genomic segment GCACCAGGCTTGTTGAGGAGCCACGGTgctggtccctgtcccctgccaaggGGTCAGTCTGTGGGCAGAGGACACTCAGCcccatggcagctctgctgctccccagAGAAGATCTCCCAACCAGCAAGCCCGACGCAGGGAGCCAGGAGGGGAGCAGGACGGTCAGTACCTGTCTGGCAGGCTCGCCCCATCCAGCCGGGCGGGCAGGCACATCTGCCAGGGAAGGTGCAGGTCCCGCCGTTCTGGCACGGCACCCAGCAGAGAGCTGCGAGACAAAACACGAGCACAGCGTCACCGGGCAGCTCTGGGGGTCCCAAGCTCCCTCCCCTGCCACCGTggatgtgtgtacacacacagagcacaacaCGCACACAGCAAAACACACACCAGCATCAGCCCGGGGCCGGGATGCTCTCCTGTTCCAGCCCCAGAGCAATGGGCCTGAGCTGTGAATGGGGAGCAGGATGGGTGGGATGAACAGGACCTTCATTTTGCAGCCTCTGACAGGCAGCAGAAAGCCCTGGGCAGTCTCTGGTATCGCACTCTGAGCTCATCTGGGGACAGACTAGCTGCTGATGTATTGCATTTGTTTTGTGCTGCACATCCCAATTGCCTCCTGAACGCATTTCTCATCCATTACCGCTGATTTATATGGAAAGGACTTAGTTGTTTTATTTATCCTCTGGTAACTATAAAGTTAATAAGCGATCCCAAAGGAAAAAGGCCTGAAAGGTTGGGAATTAATCAGAAATTGAACCACATTTGGTTGTGACGCCAAAAATTCAAATGCTTTCCTACAGGGAGAATCTCCCTGCCGGACAGAATGCCCGTGAATGAGCGAGCTGGCTGCCAGGGTCTCATTCAGGGACATGAGCTACCCGTTCCATGGGAGCTGGGGAAGGACGAGTGCTGGCCCAGGGTGGCACCGCAGCCCCTCACCTCTGTCACAGCCGAGCGCGTGGCTGTTCGCTCTGCTCCAGCCGGGACAGCACGGGGCCGTGGGCTGCGGCACCTGCCTGTACGCCTGCCGGTACGCGACTCTGTAGATGGTCCTGCAATGCAAAGATGGGGCTGAGAATCCGCCCCAAGCCCCCCATCCCGCTCCCATGCCACAGGTCACACCCGGGAGCTCCTTCCCCACGGATCGAGGCAGGAGTCCCACAGGTTGTCACCTGGCTGGGATAGATCCCGGTCCCTCTCGGGGACCAGGACGGTGGCACTGCCCTCACCTGTAGGTGCTGCAGAGGCGGTGGCCCTGGCAGGTGGTGAGGTAGGGCTGGTAGACGGGCTGGACATGGGACTCGGTGTAGGCGACCGCCCGGCTCTGCGGGGCCGCGGCACAGACTCTGCGGCTGCGGAGAGGGGAGCAGGTCAGACAGCAGCTAAACACCAACCCCACCCTTCTCCCTCCGGGCAAGGGGGCTCCGCTGATTTAAACCACCCCAGGACATGGCCTGACAGTCCCTCTCTACAaaaggcccattaaacagcagcCACTAATTGCCCGAGTGACCCAAGAGGTTACTTCAAGCTGGTTTAGGGCAGCACCACAAAGCTGGAGCTCTGTGGGCTGCACAGGCTCTTCATCGCCAGCCCCTGCACGAAGGCGCTGACGCCTCCTCGTACGCTCACCCCGGCACAGTCCCTCTGTCCCGGGAGAGCGGTTGGGGCCCAGATTTAGGGAGGATTTTCTCAAAGCAGTCCTTCCCTTCGCCATCTCCCTTCACCTAAAATTACTCACTTTCtagatggatttttcttttctgagactTTTGCATTCCTGAAATAGATGCCCCTGTGGTCGCCAAGAAATCAGTTATTTCACAGGAAGGGTCAGGCTCACCGCAAAAAAGGTACAGGCCAGAGGAAAGTCAATCTCCAGGCTTTCTAAGCCAACTGTGATGCAGTCAAAAACTTTCCCAAGGTTAACAGATGAAGTGGTCTTGGTTAAAAGCTCttattgttttcaacattttgcAGGTCAGCCCCACCGAGGAACTCATCTACTTGTCTCAGCCTCCCAGCCCAATTAGAAACTAGAATAAAAAGCCTGGGAATTAGCACTGAGATCAGCTGGCTTCCATTAACTCCAGAAAACTCCTCACAGCTTCACTGATTAATGCTATAGAAGATGCAATTTTAAATGGCAATTGTTTGCTTTGCAAAATTTAGAATAAAGCTATAGCTAGAGCCTGTGCATGCGAGCGAGGAATTCAGCTCGTGGTTTTAGTCACGACCAGAATGCAAAAGATCTAATGCTGGAGGAGAGTATTTCACTGTAAAAACAAACTTTGCAGAAAATGTGAGCTGGATGTGGGGGGCGGGTGTTGAGCTCGAGCTCCTTTTGGCTGGGGAAGAAACTGGGGCACGGAGCTCTGGGTTTTCTCTGACCCAGCGGGGGCTGAGCTGCGTTTCCCAGTCTGTGCTGGGATCCAGGACACCGTGTTGGACACATTCCCCACAAAGGGAAGGGGGATCGCTGGAGCTGCCACTCCTGGGCTTGCTGGACCATGGACCGCAGCCACCGCAGCATCCCAGGGAGCACAGGACAAAAAGCCCAGAGTGTCTTTGTGTCCCCTGCATGGAGCTAAATGAAGCCGGGGTGTTTCCTCTGAGAGGTTTCTTTTCTTTAgtgacaaaacaaataaacagcagCGAAGGGCTGCCGAGCCCCGGCTGTCCCAGGAGGACTCTGCAAAGCCTTTTCCCAGCTCCTCGCCAGCCCGGCGAGCTGCCCGTGCAGCCGGTGGCTGAGCAGGGCTCTCCATCACCTGGAAAGGATGCACCTCGCTGTGACATGCGACAGCACAGGCGCAGGAGATGGAGACAAAACCGGTGCTTACCCTGCCCGGGGAAAGCCGTCTGTGCTGGCCACGCAGAGGATGAAGAGGAGTCCCAAGAGGAGGCGGCCGATGTGACGCATGTCCTGTCCCTCCCGCGGTGCCCTGGGCCGCACAGCACGACAGTCTCGCTCTCGGGTGGGAAGCGCTGGCTCCTACCGCATGTCTTGTCCTTCAGCGAGGAACCCTGCAACCGAGAGAAGAGCGGTGTGAacatgcagcatctgtccccagCTGGTGGCATCtgatggggccatggggacagtgccagCCCCTGCTACCAGGATCAGAGGGACAGTGCCGGGTGTGCACAGACCAAAGCACAGGGGtaggggggacatgagggacctGTGAACCCCTTGTAAGGTGAGTGCTCCTCCAGGCACAAACCCACTTTGCCCCACTCGTTTCAATGGTGTGGCAGTGATTTACCCCAAGaggacacaggagatgctcctgcAGTGCCGGGGGCCGCACAGTCGCTTGTCGAGTGGCAGGGAAGGGACCTGTGTCACATGGAACGCGCTGCCAATTCCAGGCAAAACAATGACCCATAATTTCTTAATCTATACAGCATTGTAAAGCTGCGTTTTCCCACCACATAACGCACTGAAATCTGATCTTCTTCTCCTTAAAATACAAGCTCTTGCCAGAGAAAAGTGCTGTAAGGACCATATGTACTATCTGCAGAGTCAGTACGAACAGAGTTGCAAATAAAGAGGATTTGATTTTCTAGCAGAGGACAAATATGAAACAAAGCTGAAGAAGGTCAATAGCAGTATCTAATTTAAACAACATctaatttaaacaaaacagtTGGCTTCCGGATGGCAGCAGTTAAAGGAGGAGGAAATAAAGCAACCCACCTTAAATATACACCAATTAAAGAAAGAATCCATCTTTCTGGTTAAACCTTAAGAAAGGAGAGGCTTTACGGGGAGGCAACACAAAATGCAACATCCTTCTGAAACTGTACATCTCATGAGCTGGAAATAAACCTTCTAAAATCCCCAGATGACGTGGGATTGGGGATTGCGGGTTCATCCCAAACTCCTTCAGGACAATTGCTAACTCTGAGCCAAGCTGCTGGGAATAACCAGTATAACCATCCCCAATCTACAGAGCCTACAGGTCTCAAAGCCCTTCGCCAAGGCACTCAGTATCAACTTCTCCTTTGTGCAGGTGAAGAAACTGAAGCACAGAGAGATGCAAACCTGCATCTGGAGAGAAACCTGCCCATTGCCTTCCTGCCCCATTATATATAAACGTTTTGTACGTGTTCCCATGCAGCAATAGTGCTGAGCAGCCCCTTCCCATGTCTCAGCCCATGAGCAgggtgcacagctctgcttggctgaGCAGATGCCTGGGCCCATCTTAACCTCTGCACAGGCTCAGCTTTGAGGATGTAAGGAGGATTTTTAGTGATATAAAGCCTGTAGTCCTCCATTCTCCTCCAAACATAGCAATAAATTTCATCTTTTAATGGTTAATATGTGGTATCTCCACCATGAGAAAATGAAATCTGGGTTGACTTgcaggaaagtttaaaaaaattagtaTAGAAATCTTTCTCCCCAGTCCTTTTGGAGACATCGAGGGACACCAGCATACAGAGACGTACAAACTCCCCACTGCTCAGCCAGTGGCTTTTCCCAGAGCTATACTGGGACACATATTTTCCTTCCAATCACAGCAGCAGTGCTTCTGCAGAAGTCTGTAAGTCAAGCTCTGCCAACCATCTCCATCCTCCCACAGGATTCCCGTGACCGCTGTGGGAGCTTTCCCTGCAGGGAAGGCAAGAAACGCGGGGCACGAGCTTAAAATACAGACGGTTTGTTTTTTCGCTTTGAAATGGAGCAGCATTGCCCTACCTCAAGTGGTCAGAGTATCCCTCTGGGTCAGACAATTATGGTTGCTTCATACCAGGAAAAGTTTCAAAAGTGGAAAATATGACAGTCTATACTTGTATTTTTTATGAGCTTATGAAAATCAGCCTCTTAAAAGCCGCTGAAGATCCTCCAACCTGTTTTCATTATCTATTCTAATACTCATCTTTTAAAGCACATAAGGAAAATCTTTCCatgattaagaaaaaaacttGGGTTTTTTGTCACTGCCTTTCTCGTCTCTCAAATAAAGAGGTGAAGCCGCATGGTCTTGCAAGAGAAACAATGTGGGTGCATCTGAGCTTCTGCTGTTTCAGGGGCAGCAAAGTCTCCTGGCGGGCCCTGTGCTCCTGTGAGTCTGGGGGTCCCTCTCCCACCTTCCAGACACATTCCTGTAATCCTGTCTGCTCTTACCTAGCCCACCACAGCAACCCACGGGAAAATCCAGCCCCCTGTGTGGGTGAAGAGCGCTTTGGCCAGCTCTGCCCATGAAACCAAGGCTAAAACTCCAGCTGATGGCAGCAGTAGGAACCGGGGTCTGTCTGCAAAGTGATGCAAGACAATCCAGTCCCTCAAGAGGATGCAATTACCCTCACGGGAACACGACGGCTGCACTTTTCCAAACAGCCTGGCCTGGTTCTGCAGGTGGAACCGCTGCTCCCAACTGCACGTTGTACCCAGTCTGTGCCCTTAGAGCCAAGCGCTCCTGGAGAGAATCAGCGTCAGCAGTAGAGATGGATTTTCCTTCACAAACACCCCCAGCTGTTCTCTCCactcaggctgggatgcaggcGCTGCGGAGCGCAGGCACAGGGATGCgatggagcagagctggggacgTGGGCACAACGGAGCTGGGCACAGGGAGGGGGACACCGCGGAGCAGGCTGCGGGGGTACGGGACTGTGcagcagggcacagggacacggcacGGCTGCAGGGACGCGGGTGTCACGGAGAAGGCTGCAGGGACACCGGTTATCACGGAGCAGGGCGCAGGGACATCGGTATCAGGGCGCAGGGACGCGGGTACCGTGGCGCAGGGATGCTCCCCCCGCCGCATCAGGCCGAGCCCCGCTCCCCCGGGCGCTGCCCTCCCCGGGGCAGGCGGAGCCCTGCCCGCCGGCCCGGCCGCTGCCCGCAGCGCCGTCACCGCCGCCGCTCCGGAGGCACCTCCCGGGCTGCACCCACCCCGCTCCGGCCTCGCCGGGACCCCCCGAGCGCCCCCGCTGCGGCACCGAGTCCCGCTGGGTGAAACGCCGCCCCCGCTCCCCCCGTCCCTCCCCGCCGGAGGATGCGGCCGCGGCCCCCCCGGGCGTGCCGAGCCCCCGGGCGGTGCCCGCCGGGACTCACCGGTGACGACGGCGGTGCCTGAGCCGCGGAGTCGCCGCCGCGCCGCGGCCCCCCGCGCATTTCCTCCCCCGGCCCGAGCCGGTCCCTCCGCCCCGGCCCAATGAGCTCCCGGCGGGGAGGAAAGCGGAGCCTCCCGGCCGGGGGGAAGCGCCGGGGCCCGGGGAGCCTCTgcctgcccccgccccgccggcccccgCCGGCAACCACCTGCCCCCGCGGCCCCGTCGGGGTGCCCTGGCTGCCTGGGCAGGACCCCCCGGAGAAGACTGGTCCTGgggggacactcagggacacgGCAGGACCCCCTGGAGAAGCCTGGTCCTGGGTGGACGCTCAGGGACAGGACAGGACCCCCAAGAGAAGCCCAGCCCAGGGTGGGGGGACACGCCGGCGTTGTGCCCCATATCTTGTCGCTGCTGCGCTGACCCTGATGGAGAtggaagtgcaggggatccctaTCCTGGCATTGATCTGGACGCTTACCTGCAGGCTCGGTCCTGTGTGCCTCATGCTATGAGGACACAAGGACCCTGACCCCCGCAGACCAGCTTGCCTGCGGATTAAGAGCAAGAGAGGAAGATCCCAGCGTAGCCCCCAGCCCCTTGCCTGGGGGTGTTCAGGCTCCCAGGTGAAATGGTCCAGCACCAGTGCATGATCAGGGCAAATTTATTTCTCTTTGCCAAAAAATACTGTAGCCGGTTCTGCGTTCCCCAAAAGGACACATTGTAAGAAGAGACAGCATCCTTCCCTGGGGTAGAGACCTAACACATGCCTCCCGCCATGCCCCGTTAATCACCCTGAGCTCATTACAACAGCAAAGTCTTCCTGAAGCAAGTGATGAACTGCCAGGACAAGGAGGCTGATTTCCAGTGAGCCCTAAAGGATGCTTAAAGGATTCCTTGCACACTCCCCCAGGCATGGAGCAGCGTGAGGATCGCCCCAGAGAGGTGCCCAAATTCAACACACAGACCCACGCAGGGCGCAGCTGCCCAGGGACAGATTGGGTtgatccaatccccctgctgcctGCAAGCTTCTTGTGTTAAATGCCCTGTTATTAATCAAAGAAAATTCTGCAGTTTGGTTTGTGCCAAACTGCCACTTGTTTTGTCTACATTTTTCTCTGGGAAATTAGAGCAGAGAGGCTAATTGTTTTTCAAATGACTTAGGCGCCTGCCCATGTACAGAACCAGCCTTAAAGGTAGCAGGGGTCTGATCTGCAAGTGAATGGCTGGATACAACCCCCTGGGAATATTTGTTCCCATTAAGCTTTGCAACTTTTTTGAAAGCCTGTAGGCATTTGAAGGAAATATTTACCAGTTAAACTATAATGGCTCCAAACGAGCAATTGAGATCACTGGTCCATCCCCTGTATTTCCTCATGGATACGCTGAGGCTGCTGATTGAACTGGAGCTGCCTCGGGTTGTGCTGTGCCCTCCGGGGAGGCTGGTGGGTGATAGATGCGCTGGCATGGGGCGCTCAGCTGGACCCATGTAAAAGGAGCATTAACAGTTTTGGGCAGATCCTCCCTGGGGaagggagcagagcagaggggaatcaGCTCTGGCatgtgctggtgaagatggagcgTGTGGGAGATGGGATCCCTCCCGGCAGCGAGGGAAAGGATAGCTGATGCTGGTGGAAGCGCAGCTCCGCGTTACACGGCATCTCACACAGCACAAACAGGTTTGCTCGCCCGCCCTGGAT from the Patagioenas fasciata isolate bPatFas1 chromosome 20, bPatFas1.hap1, whole genome shotgun sequence genome contains:
- the EGFL7 gene encoding epidermal growth factor-like protein 7 isoform X2 is translated as MRGGPRRGGDSAAQAPPSSPGSSLKDKTCGRSQRFPPESETVDMRHIGRLLLGLLFILCVASTDGFPRAGRRVCAAAPQSRAVAYTESHVQPVYQPYLTTCQGHRLCSTYRTIYRVAYRQAYRQVPQPTAPCCPGWSRANSHALGCDRALCWVPCQNGGTCTFPGRCACPPGWMGRACQTDVDECASQGHGCGQLCINTAGSYHCACWDGFSLAADDKVCQPLVPAPEPETFSQAGPPSEMKEEMNELRSRVEALEQKLQLVLAPFHNLMPSAPEDVGADPISRLSHSLQQLDRIDSLSEQISFLEERLETCSCKNEL